Proteins found in one Actinomycetota bacterium genomic segment:
- the gnd gene encoding decarboxylating 6-phosphogluconate dehydrogenase has translation MNGTDRGPRSRRHSIVTMRLAIVGLGRMGANMARRLLRHGHEVVVHNRSPEPVAELAAEGAIAADELSDVVRLLEAPRVVWLMLPSGAITEEAIGSVAGLLAPGDLIVDGANSNYRDSIRRGTTLSASGIGFCDAGVSGGIWGLENGYCVMVGGSPEHYEMIRPAAEALSEPGGSLHVGPLGAGHFTKMVHNGIEYGMLQAFGEGFELLHAASEFEIDLHAVAELWRHGSVVQSWLLDLLEIALRDDRRLESLSGWVDDSGEGRWTVQDAVERGVPATVLAHALFARFTSRTDNAFAMKVIAALRKGFGGHAVRPTEDL, from the coding sequence GTGAATGGTACAGATCGCGGGCCGCGGTCCCGAAGGCATAGCATCGTCACGATGCGCTTGGCGATCGTCGGGCTCGGACGCATGGGGGCGAATATGGCTCGCCGCCTGCTGCGTCACGGCCACGAGGTCGTCGTCCACAATCGCTCTCCGGAGCCCGTGGCCGAGTTGGCCGCCGAGGGGGCCATCGCGGCCGATGAGCTGTCCGACGTCGTCCGCCTCCTCGAGGCCCCGCGCGTCGTGTGGCTCATGCTCCCGTCCGGCGCGATCACGGAGGAGGCGATCGGGTCGGTGGCCGGGCTCCTGGCCCCCGGGGACCTGATCGTCGACGGGGCCAACTCCAACTACCGCGACTCGATCAGACGCGGAACGACGCTCAGCGCGTCGGGGATCGGGTTCTGCGACGCCGGCGTCTCCGGCGGCATCTGGGGGCTCGAGAACGGCTACTGCGTGATGGTCGGGGGGAGCCCTGAGCACTACGAGATGATCCGTCCCGCCGCCGAGGCGCTCTCGGAGCCCGGGGGGTCCCTGCACGTCGGCCCGCTGGGGGCCGGGCACTTCACCAAGATGGTCCACAACGGCATCGAGTACGGGATGCTCCAGGCCTTCGGCGAGGGGTTCGAGCTCCTCCACGCGGCGTCCGAGTTCGAGATCGACCTACACGCGGTGGCCGAGCTCTGGCGTCATGGGAGCGTGGTCCAGTCCTGGCTCCTCGACCTACTCGAGATCGCCCTGCGCGACGATCGCCGGCTCGAGTCGCTGTCCGGATGGGTCGACGACTCCGGCGAGGGCAGGTGGACGGTCCAGGACGCGGTCGAGCGCGGCGTGCCCGCCACCGTCCTGGCGCACGCCCTGTTCGCCCGGTTCACCTCCCGGACGGACAACGCTTTCGCGATGAAGGTCATCGCCGCCCTGCGGAAGGGGTTCGGCGGACACGCGGTGCGTCCGACCGAGGACCTGTGA
- a CDS encoding MFS transporter has translation MSDRSSGYGWRPAIVLSLVALVDRMETSTVAGVLPLIQREWGFSDTAGGAIPTAATIAGLLVVLPAGYLADRTDRTRLIGLVVASWSLIISLSAAALSFAMFFATRVLLGASDSTYSPSALSLLGDYYEPARRARAYGAQRMLHFVGLALGVLVGGAIGQLLGWRYAFFAMVVPGLAVALLAWRLPEPARGAHDGHDAEGTLATRGPRALWEDSRSLWRVPTVRFVFLGLTCLFGGLSGVLYWLPTFLSRRWDLGEFPAAALTAGLGLMGVIVGTAVGGALGDRWHGTRRGGRILLGGWGEIAGSLALGVAFWLAPLPLQGLGLFSGFALLSIGIPTLTASIADVLPAHRRGIGFALVTFLGSAVGAVGPLLIGVVSDATGSLTTALTVMTGPAFAGGFIVLMGRGTFDEDARAVREGFVTPQG, from the coding sequence GTGAGCGACCGCAGCAGCGGGTACGGGTGGCGGCCGGCGATCGTCCTGTCGCTGGTGGCGCTCGTCGACCGGATGGAGACGTCCACGGTCGCGGGCGTCCTCCCCCTCATCCAGAGGGAGTGGGGGTTCAGCGATACCGCCGGGGGCGCGATACCCACGGCGGCGACCATCGCCGGCCTGTTGGTGGTGCTACCGGCCGGGTACCTGGCCGACCGAACGGACCGCACCCGGCTGATCGGACTCGTGGTCGCGAGCTGGTCGCTGATCATCTCGCTCTCGGCGGCCGCCCTCTCGTTCGCGATGTTCTTCGCCACCCGCGTGCTGCTCGGCGCGTCGGACAGCACCTACAGCCCGTCGGCGCTCAGCCTGCTCGGCGACTACTACGAGCCCGCTCGTCGCGCGCGGGCGTACGGCGCGCAGCGGATGCTGCACTTCGTCGGACTCGCGCTCGGGGTCCTCGTCGGTGGCGCGATCGGACAGCTCCTCGGCTGGCGCTACGCGTTCTTCGCGATGGTCGTCCCGGGTCTGGCCGTCGCCTTGCTGGCCTGGCGCCTGCCCGAGCCGGCCCGCGGCGCCCACGACGGCCACGACGCGGAGGGTACGCTCGCCACGCGGGGGCCACGCGCGCTGTGGGAGGACTCGCGGTCCCTCTGGCGCGTCCCGACGGTGAGGTTCGTGTTCCTCGGGCTCACCTGCCTGTTCGGGGGGTTGTCCGGGGTGCTGTACTGGCTGCCCACCTTCCTATCGAGGCGGTGGGACCTGGGCGAGTTCCCGGCCGCGGCGCTGACCGCGGGCCTCGGCCTGATGGGGGTCATCGTCGGGACCGCCGTCGGTGGAGCGCTCGGGGACCGGTGGCACGGGACGCGTCGAGGCGGCCGCATCCTGTTGGGCGGGTGGGGAGAGATAGCAGGCTCTCTGGCCCTCGGCGTGGCCTTCTGGCTGGCCCCGCTCCCCCTGCAGGGGCTAGGGCTCTTCTCCGGGTTCGCCTTGCTCTCGATCGGGATCCCCACCCTCACCGCATCTATCGCCGACGTCCTCCCGGCGCACAGGCGGGGGATCGGGTTCGCGCTCGTGACGTTCCTGGGGTCGGCCGTGGGAGCGGTCGGCCCGCTCCTGATCGGGGTGGTGTCCGATGCGACGGGGTCGCTCACCACCGCATTGACCGTCATGACCGGGCC